A portion of the Flavobacterium limnophilum genome contains these proteins:
- a CDS encoding formimidoylglutamase → MEFDFLKPLDNEILRSIKEFSSQQLGSKVVFHTAKDFPDLNKIKIAIIGVLENRGDVNQTGEVDLSHIRKELYGLFPGNWNASIADLGNILAGNAASDTYFALKKVVSSLIKKKIIPVVIGGSQDLTYALYRGYDDLEQMVNLVSIDNKFDFGKEDADVSASSYLTKIIIDEPNNLFNFSNVGFQTYYNSQEEIDLIDKLFFEGYRLGAISNNIAISEPVFRDADVVSIDLTSVKSSDSGNNNPFTPNGFNGKEICALSRYAGISDKVSLLGIFNHNNTKQESVLVAQIIWYFIEGFHYRSNEYPFGSRENYIKYIVPLEEEELIFYKSNKTDRWWIEIPFVSNSNNKLKKNTLLPCSHEEYLAACNQEIPERWWKAQRKNIV, encoded by the coding sequence ATGGAATTTGATTTTCTAAAACCTTTAGACAATGAAATCCTTCGGTCTATCAAGGAGTTTTCTTCCCAGCAATTGGGAAGCAAAGTAGTATTTCATACTGCAAAAGACTTTCCTGATTTGAATAAAATTAAAATTGCCATTATTGGCGTTTTAGAAAATAGAGGTGATGTAAACCAAACCGGGGAAGTAGATTTGTCGCATATTCGAAAAGAATTATACGGATTGTTTCCAGGAAACTGGAATGCTTCGATTGCCGATTTAGGAAATATTTTGGCAGGAAATGCCGCTTCCGATACTTATTTTGCACTTAAAAAAGTGGTTTCCAGTTTAATCAAAAAGAAAATCATTCCTGTTGTCATTGGCGGATCGCAAGATTTGACTTATGCTCTATACAGAGGATATGACGATTTGGAGCAAATGGTCAATTTGGTTTCTATTGACAATAAATTTGATTTTGGAAAGGAAGATGCCGATGTTTCAGCTTCTTCTTATCTGACAAAAATTATAATTGACGAGCCTAATAATCTTTTTAATTTTAGTAATGTCGGGTTTCAGACCTATTATAACTCGCAGGAAGAAATCGATTTGATTGATAAATTGTTTTTTGAGGGGTATCGTTTGGGAGCAATTTCGAATAATATAGCCATTTCGGAACCCGTTTTTAGAGATGCCGATGTGGTGAGTATTGATTTGACTTCCGTGAAATCATCTGATTCAGGAAACAACAATCCGTTTACTCCCAATGGATTTAATGGAAAAGAAATTTGTGCTTTGTCTCGATATGCCGGAATTAGTGATAAAGTTTCGCTTTTGGGTATTTTTAATCACAATAATACCAAACAAGAATCCGTTTTGGTGGCACAAATTATTTGGTATTTTATCGAAGGGTTTCATTATCGTTCCAATGAGTATCCTTTTGGCAGCAGAGAAAATTATATAAAGTACATTGTCCCTTTGGAAGAAGAGGAGCTGATATTCTATAAAAGCAACAAAACCGATAGGTGGTGGATAGAAATTCCATTTGTTTCAAATAGCAATAATAAGTTAAAGAAAAATACGTTATTACCTTGCTCTCATGAAGAGTATTTGGCAGCTTGCAATCAGGAAATACCTGAAAGATGGTGGAAGGCTCAACGTAAAAATATAGTATAA
- the gldM gene encoding gliding motility protein GldM, protein MAGGKLTPRQKMINLMYLVFIAMLALNMSKEVLSAFGILNNKIIESNSITDGRNESSFQQLSQKAVDQPGQFGDKRAKVEKIRALSKEFNDYIESIKTKVTQKFERDAEGNLPYEEMDKGDLIDRLFFTGDRVSKEGKEFLDKIHNYPAQIKAIGGRDIAEIEMDKIEKRFATKQVYSEKAGAKLDWIDYNYKGFPLIATITKLSQLQADIKTTESDVMTGMFQTDLVAAASLTAYQPIVVLDKSVFFQGEAVTGKIILGKFDPTLKAKSVIVNGSSLRAEAGQAKFSFGAGNIGEHPINGSFNFEENGKLVPLPIQKSTYVVVARPKSATISADKMNVVYRGVVNPMTISFAGISPDKVSASAAGLTRVGNTSSYTMRPGTGTEVVINVTGTLPDNSKVSDKKTFRIKGIPGPTGTIRGEMGVVKGPKSSLEISTIGAKLVDFDFEVGLDVVGFNFKVTGQPTVVVAGNKLNGQCKSALSKVGRGDQVTISEIKTKLVGAGSYLLPRTAPVIYEIQ, encoded by the coding sequence ATGGCAGGAGGAAAATTAACCCCTAGGCAGAAGATGATTAACCTAATGTATCTGGTTTTCATCGCAATGTTAGCATTAAATATGTCCAAAGAAGTATTGTCGGCCTTTGGAATCTTGAACAATAAAATTATTGAATCAAATTCAATCACCGATGGTAGAAATGAATCTTCATTTCAACAGTTATCCCAGAAAGCAGTAGATCAACCAGGGCAATTTGGTGATAAAAGAGCAAAAGTTGAAAAAATTAGAGCTTTGTCTAAAGAATTTAACGATTACATCGAAAGTATCAAAACCAAAGTTACTCAAAAATTTGAGAGAGATGCCGAAGGTAATTTGCCTTACGAGGAAATGGATAAAGGTGATTTGATTGACAGACTGTTTTTTACGGGAGACAGGGTTTCCAAGGAAGGGAAAGAATTTTTGGATAAAATTCATAATTATCCAGCTCAGATAAAAGCAATTGGAGGAAGAGATATTGCTGAAATAGAAATGGATAAAATAGAAAAAAGATTTGCAACCAAGCAAGTTTATTCTGAAAAGGCAGGTGCTAAATTAGATTGGATTGATTATAACTACAAAGGATTTCCTCTTATAGCCACAATAACCAAATTATCTCAATTGCAAGCCGATATCAAAACAACGGAAAGCGATGTAATGACCGGAATGTTTCAAACTGATTTGGTTGCAGCAGCTTCACTTACAGCGTATCAACCGATTGTTGTTCTTGATAAATCTGTTTTCTTTCAAGGAGAGGCGGTAACTGGAAAGATTATTTTAGGAAAATTTGACCCAACGCTTAAAGCGAAGTCAGTAATTGTAAATGGATCAAGTTTACGCGCTGAAGCTGGTCAAGCAAAGTTTTCGTTTGGTGCTGGAAATATTGGGGAACACCCAATAAACGGTTCCTTCAATTTTGAAGAAAACGGAAAATTAGTACCTCTTCCTATTCAAAAAAGCACCTATGTTGTTGTAGCTCGACCAAAATCAGCCACCATATCGGCAGATAAAATGAATGTAGTGTATCGTGGAGTTGTTAATCCAATGACGATATCATTTGCAGGAATTTCTCCTGATAAGGTTAGTGCTTCTGCAGCAGGTTTAACACGTGTTGGCAATACAAGTTCTTATACGATGCGTCCAGGTACGGGTACTGAAGTGGTCATCAATGTTACGGGAACACTTCCTGATAATTCAAAAGTTTCAGATAAAAAGACTTTTAGAATTAAAGGAATTCCAGGGCCAACAGGTACCATCAGAGGAGAAATGGGTGTTGTAAAAGGACCTAAATCAAGTTTAGAAATTTCGACAATTGGAGCCAAATTGGTTGACTTTGATTTTGAAGTTGGATTGGATGTCGTTGGATTTAATTTTAAAGTGACAGGGCAACCTACGGTGGTGGTTGCAGGAAACAAATTGAATGGACAGTGTAAATCTGCTCTTTCAAAAGTAGGAAGAGGAGATCAAGTTACCATTTCCGAAATTAAAACAAAATTAGTGGGAGCAGGTAGTTATTTATTGCCAAGAACTGCACCGGTAATTTATGAAATACAATAA
- the gldL gene encoding gliding motility protein GldL, protein MSLLSKKQMNFAYGMGAAVVIIGALFKITHLEFPPIFTGNAMLTVGLIVEAAIFALSAFEPVDDELDWTLVYPELANGEARKKTAKVETPKEAQGLLSQKLDVMLKEAKIDGELMSSLGNSIKNFEGAAKAISPTVDSIASTKKYSEELTLAAAQMESLNSLYKIQLQSASRNAQINEEVAENNIKLKEQMQSLTSNLSSLNNVYGGMLSAMSNKG, encoded by the coding sequence ATGTCATTACTTAGCAAAAAACAAATGAATTTCGCCTACGGAATGGGGGCAGCAGTAGTTATTATCGGAGCTTTATTCAAAATAACGCATCTTGAATTTCCTCCTATTTTTACAGGTAACGCAATGTTAACTGTGGGATTAATAGTTGAAGCTGCAATTTTTGCCCTTTCTGCATTTGAACCTGTAGATGATGAATTGGATTGGACTTTGGTTTATCCAGAATTGGCCAACGGCGAAGCTCGTAAAAAAACAGCCAAAGTAGAGACTCCTAAAGAAGCGCAAGGACTTTTGTCTCAAAAATTAGACGTAATGCTTAAAGAAGCAAAAATTGACGGAGAATTGATGTCAAGTTTAGGAAACAGCATCAAAAATTTTGAAGGCGCTGCCAAAGCAATTTCGCCAACGGTTGATTCAATTGCTTCAACCAAAAAATATAGCGAAGAGTTGACATTGGCTGCAGCCCAAATGGAATCTTTAAACAGCTTGTATAAAATTCAATTGCAAAGCGCTTCCCGAAATGCGCAAATTAACGAGGAAGTTGCCGAAAACAACATTAAATTAAAAGAACAAATGCAATCATTGACTTCTAACTTGTCGTCATTGAACAACGTTTATGGAGGAATGCTTTCTGCAATGAGTAATAAAGGATAA
- the gldK gene encoding gliding motility lipoprotein GldK has product MKKFIAFTAILTLLIGCGKTSDKGELVGVKGAKWHPEKPYGMTLVPGGSFIMGKSDEDVANVGDASTKTVTVRSFYMDETEITNREYREFVEWVKDSTMRVRLAILADESGIKAGDGAGKAKGKGKSAGSIGDFAFNDQDPEKMTAYDKYMYDNYYSIGTDDDPYAGRKLNHKVKLIKDTKLYPDEYYTEVMDSMYLPLEASYNGLRTIDVDKLKFRYSWMDIQAAARAKVGKRKDFIRTEQVKVYPDTTTWIKDFSYSYNEPMHNDYFWHQAYGDYPVVGVNWQQAKAFCAWRTLKKNSWIKSKSKGRDQVNSFRLPSEAEWEYSARGGLESATYPWGGPYTKNDRGCFLANFKPNRGDYAADQALYTVEAKSYEPNGYNLYNMAGNVAEWTDSAYDPNAYEYVSSMNPNNMDTSNKRKVVRGGSWKDVAYFLQVSTRTFEYADSARSFIGFRTVQDYMGTQSTEKIKKKR; this is encoded by the coding sequence ATGAAGAAGTTCATTGCATTTACGGCAATTTTAACCTTACTAATAGGCTGTGGTAAAACAAGCGACAAAGGAGAATTAGTTGGTGTTAAAGGAGCAAAATGGCACCCCGAGAAACCTTATGGAATGACGTTAGTTCCTGGAGGTTCTTTTATTATGGGGAAATCTGATGAAGATGTTGCCAATGTTGGAGACGCAAGCACAAAAACGGTTACCGTTCGTTCGTTCTATATGGATGAAACAGAAATAACCAATAGAGAATACCGTGAATTTGTTGAATGGGTTAAAGATTCAACTATGAGGGTTAGATTGGCTATTTTGGCTGACGAATCTGGTATAAAAGCTGGAGATGGTGCAGGAAAAGCTAAAGGAAAAGGCAAAAGTGCCGGTAGTATTGGGGATTTTGCTTTTAATGATCAAGACCCTGAGAAAATGACCGCCTATGACAAATACATGTATGATAACTATTACAGTATTGGTACAGATGATGATCCTTATGCAGGTAGAAAATTGAATCATAAAGTAAAATTGATCAAGGATACCAAGTTGTATCCTGATGAATATTATACTGAAGTTATGGATTCCATGTACTTGCCTTTGGAAGCATCTTACAACGGATTAAGAACCATTGATGTTGATAAATTGAAATTCAGATATTCTTGGATGGATATTCAAGCTGCGGCAAGAGCCAAAGTGGGTAAAAGAAAAGATTTTATTAGAACAGAACAAGTAAAAGTATATCCTGATACTACCACTTGGATCAAAGATTTCTCTTATTCTTATAATGAGCCAATGCACAACGATTATTTCTGGCATCAAGCTTATGGTGATTATCCAGTAGTGGGTGTGAACTGGCAACAAGCAAAAGCATTTTGCGCATGGAGAACGTTGAAAAAAAATAGCTGGATTAAATCTAAAAGTAAAGGTCGTGACCAAGTAAATAGTTTCAGATTGCCTAGCGAGGCAGAATGGGAATATTCCGCAAGAGGAGGATTGGAATCTGCCACTTATCCTTGGGGAGGTCCTTATACTAAAAATGACAGAGGATGTTTCTTGGCTAATTTCAAACCGAATAGAGGAGATTATGCTGCGGATCAAGCTTTATATACTGTAGAAGCAAAATCGTATGAGCCAAATGGTTATAATCTTTATAATATGGCTGGAAACGTGGCTGAATGGACCGATTCGGCTTATGATCCAAATGCCTACGAATATGTGTCTTCAATGAATCCGAACAATATGGATACTTCCAATAAGCGTAAAGTAGTTCGTGGTGGTTCTTGGAAAGATGTTGCTTATTTCCTTCAAGTAAGTACAAGAACTTTTGAATATGCTGATTCCGCAAGAAGTTTTATCGGATTTAGAACCGTTCAAGATTACATGGGAACACAGTCTACCGAGAAAATCAAGAAAAAAAGATAA